The following coding sequences are from one Leptospira stimsonii window:
- a CDS encoding carbohydrate-binding module 48, protein MLFGKPIESLFRMKSFPKTKIFLLALLLTITVAIGADDAGNWIGSFSSEDYEDFVEPVEKEKIYYYWQMEKLKRPVAPRYIRYIDSSLSLETGRLLNRGILFTFEGIENEDVSVCGNFSLWRCLPLKKNDHGIFYTVYDPESKDTIREELKILEYKFRVDGLFTHDPSNPDSTEDGDGSLVSRLIAVPSGPDKHVTTRILEDSPYEELEFRTVEFRIYAPEAEMIALVGDFNHWDPEQDILKKERDGVFTLIKKMKSGNYLYNFVRDGKMILDTFNQNTRLRVDTGEISSYLIVPERTYALEAK, encoded by the coding sequence ATGCTTTTCGGGAAACCGATCGAATCTTTATTCAGAATGAAATCGTTTCCTAAGACAAAAATTTTTCTCCTCGCTCTACTACTTACCATCACCGTTGCAATCGGCGCGGACGACGCCGGAAATTGGATCGGATCCTTTTCTTCGGAGGACTACGAAGACTTTGTCGAACCCGTGGAAAAAGAAAAGATCTACTATTACTGGCAGATGGAAAAACTGAAAAGACCGGTCGCACCGAGATACATTCGTTATATTGATTCTTCTCTTTCTCTCGAAACGGGAAGACTTCTCAATCGAGGAATTCTTTTTACTTTTGAGGGAATCGAAAACGAAGATGTTTCCGTCTGCGGAAATTTTTCTCTTTGGAGATGTCTTCCTCTCAAAAAGAACGATCACGGAATTTTTTATACGGTCTACGATCCTGAAAGCAAAGATACGATTCGAGAAGAACTCAAAATTTTAGAATACAAATTCAGAGTGGACGGTCTTTTTACGCATGATCCGTCTAACCCCGATTCGACGGAAGACGGAGACGGTTCTTTGGTTTCCAGACTCATCGCAGTTCCGTCCGGACCGGATAAACACGTTACCACTCGAATCTTAGAAGATTCTCCTTATGAAGAATTGGAATTCAGAACCGTCGAATTTCGAATCTACGCACCCGAGGCGGAGATGATCGCGCTCGTAGGAGATTTCAATCACTGGGATCCGGAACAGGATATTCTCAAAAAAGAAAGAGACGGAGTTTTTACGCTCATCAAAAAAATGAAATCCGGAAATTACCTTTATAACTTCGTTCGGGACGGAAAGATGATTTTGGATACGTTCAACCAGAACACTCGTCTCAGAGTGGACACGGGAGAAATATCTTCTTATCTAATCGTTCCGGAACGAACATACGCCCTCGAAGCAAAATGA